In Mytilus edulis chromosome 6, xbMytEdul2.2, whole genome shotgun sequence, the following proteins share a genomic window:
- the LOC139528953 gene encoding zinc finger BED domain-containing protein 4-like has translation MSSKSVLEHFTVPDDFQNGNTFKGKCMHCGTLISGSYKVTSNFVTHMKRKHRDLYILHSENKEILASEILEDYKRLQAANATRWNSQLHMICSVLNVPELELDKIDCKTKLSSYERKLLSELCSILEPFDKATVLVQGEKTVTASLPIPVTLGLKHQLKLISVDYNCKMIKSLKSSVEERLFQFVEDEGYILASFLDPRFKTRWCETEQIDQCLAVVKDKLSQVPTSSEPPCDQNSPPCKRAKNDDLFSFMPAPSVERKRNPSGISVSSEMDDYLSDNCIDMSKDPLLYWHSNCQCLPRLAKLAVQYLAIPATSAPVERLFSTAGKTFRPERCRLADGTFEKLMMVKCNGKMLK, from the exons atgAGCTCCAAGAGTGTACTGGAACATTTTACTGTTCCTGATGACTTCCAAAATGGAAATACTTTCAAAGGAAAATGTATGCATTGTGGCACCCTCATTAGTGGAAGTTATAAAGTTACATCCAACTTTGTTACACATATGAAG AGAAAACACAGAGATTTGTACATTCTGCATTCTGAGAATAAAGAAATTCTTGCTTCAGAAATCCTTGAAGATTATAAAAGATTGCAAGCTGCTAATGCTACAAGATGGAATTCACAACTGCATATGATTTGCTCAGTTTTGAATGTGCCAGAATTAGAATTGGACAAAATAGACTGTAAAACTAAGCTTTCATCCTATGAGAGAAAACTGCTTTCTGAATTATGTAGTATACTTGAACCTTTTGACAAAGCTACAGTCCTTGTCCAAGGTGAAAAAACTGTAACTGCTAGCTTGCCAATTCCTGTAACACTTGGATTAAAACACCAGTTAAAACTTATATCAGTTGACTATAattgtaaaatgataaaatcattgAAATCTTCTGTTGAAGAAAGATTGTTTCAGTTTGTAGAGGATGAAGGATATATTCTTGCTAGCTTTTTAGACCCAAGATTTAAGACCAGATGGTGTGAAACTGAACAGATTGATCAGTGTTTAGCTGTTGTTAAGGACAAACTTAGTCAAGTCCCTACATCATCTGAGCCCCCTTGTGATCAAAATTCTCCCCCATGTAAGCGAGCAAAAAATGATGATCTTTTCAGTTTCATGCCAGCCCCATCAGTGGAAAGAAAAAGAAACCCTTCAGGGATTTCTGTAAGTTCAGAAATGGATGATTACTTGTCAGATAATTGTATTGATATGTCAAAAGACCCTCTTTTGTATTGGCATAGTAACTGTCAATGTTTACCACGTCTAGCTAAGTTAGCAGTGCAATATTTAGCTATTCCAGCCACATCTGCACCAGTTGAACGCTTATTTAGCACTGCTGGAAAAACATTTAGGCCGGAAAGGTGCAGACTGGCTGATGGAACATTTGAAAAGCTGATGATGGTCAAATGTAATGGGAAAATGCTTAAATAA